In Cetobacterium somerae ATCC BAA-474, a genomic segment contains:
- a CDS encoding [FeFe] hydrogenase, group A: MNKKQNLLRTTLGSVFMESDLMGGLVGENRLITISGKINNPGIYEIPENATLKDILDIAGGMKNGKDFKAAQFGLPFGGFATKEALNEIVDFDHFFDSKHPKALIVLSNESCIVQFAKYYIEFILGKLSKGEYREYLIAKFEIERSWRVLDRISKGKGNMRDLYLLRQLSKNIKETTQQKHNLIEEAIDAFYHEFEEHIEEHRCYTGECPQLVKFRITSKCIGCTACARVCPVHCIEGKIKERHRIDIERCTHCGQCVAACPVNAINEGDNSLKFLRDLSTPGKVVITQMAPAVRVALGEAFGFEAGVNIEKKINGALRMLGVDFVFDTTWAADLTIMEEATEFQQRLEAFFKGDDNVRLPILTSCCPAWVKFIEQSYPDMLDVPSTVKSPMQIFSTIAKDIWAKEKGYKRDEITTVAIMPCLAKKYEASRDEFSRGDNYDTDYVITTRELIKILKETEIDLNAVEEEEFDNPLGEYSGAGIIFGRTGGVIEAATRSTIEMITGERIDNIEFEALRGWDGFRSCDLTIGHIELRIGIAHGLEEAKKMLDKIRSGEEFYHAIEIMACKGGCIGGGGQPKAIKKQETLEKRAQGLNNIDVASEYRRSHENPQVLAIYEKYLDYPLSRKAHELLHTKYFPKIKTHR; the protein is encoded by the coding sequence ATGAACAAGAAGCAAAACTTACTTAGAACAACTTTAGGTTCTGTCTTTATGGAAAGTGACCTTATGGGAGGACTTGTAGGAGAAAACAGACTAATCACAATCTCTGGAAAAATTAACAATCCAGGAATCTACGAAATCCCTGAAAATGCCACTTTAAAAGATATCCTAGATATTGCTGGTGGAATGAAAAATGGAAAAGATTTTAAAGCAGCTCAATTTGGATTACCTTTTGGAGGATTCGCTACTAAAGAAGCATTGAATGAAATTGTTGATTTTGATCACTTTTTTGATTCAAAACATCCAAAAGCACTAATCGTTTTATCTAACGAAAGTTGTATTGTTCAATTTGCTAAATACTATATTGAGTTTATTTTAGGAAAACTTTCTAAAGGAGAGTATAGAGAATATCTTATTGCAAAATTTGAAATAGAAAGATCTTGGAGAGTTTTAGATAGAATCTCTAAAGGTAAAGGAAATATGAGAGACCTTTATCTTTTAAGACAACTTTCTAAAAATATAAAAGAAACTACTCAACAAAAACATAATTTGATAGAAGAAGCTATTGATGCCTTTTATCATGAATTTGAAGAACATATTGAAGAACATAGATGTTACACTGGTGAATGTCCTCAATTAGTTAAATTTAGAATTACAAGCAAGTGTATCGGATGTACTGCTTGTGCTAGAGTTTGTCCAGTTCATTGTATTGAAGGTAAAATAAAAGAGAGACATCGTATTGATATAGAAAGATGTACTCACTGTGGTCAATGTGTTGCTGCTTGCCCAGTAAATGCAATTAATGAAGGAGATAACAGTTTAAAATTCCTTAGAGATTTATCTACACCAGGTAAAGTTGTTATAACTCAAATGGCACCTGCTGTTAGAGTTGCTTTAGGTGAAGCTTTTGGATTTGAAGCTGGAGTTAATATTGAGAAAAAAATAAACGGTGCTCTTAGAATGCTTGGAGTAGACTTTGTTTTCGATACTACTTGGGCAGCTGACCTTACTATAATGGAAGAAGCTACAGAGTTCCAACAAAGATTAGAAGCATTCTTTAAAGGTGATGACAATGTTAGATTACCTATACTTACTTCATGTTGTCCAGCTTGGGTTAAATTTATCGAGCAAAGCTATCCTGATATGCTTGATGTACCTTCAACAGTTAAGTCTCCTATGCAAATTTTCTCTACAATAGCTAAAGATATTTGGGCTAAAGAAAAAGGTTACAAAAGAGATGAAATTACAACTGTTGCTATCATGCCGTGTTTAGCTAAAAAATATGAAGCTTCTAGAGATGAATTTTCTAGAGGAGATAACTATGATACTGATTATGTTATCACTACAAGAGAATTAATAAAAATATTAAAAGAAACTGAAATTGATTTAAATGCAGTTGAAGAGGAAGAGTTTGATAATCCATTAGGAGAATACTCTGGAGCTGGTATTATTTTTGGTAGAACAGGTGGAGTTATCGAAGCTGCAACTAGATCCACTATTGAAATGATTACTGGTGAAAGAATTGATAATATTGAATTTGAAGCTTTAAGAGGTTGGGATGGATTCAGAAGTTGTGATTTAACAATTGGTCATATTGAACTAAGAATCGGTATTGCTCATGGTCTTGAAGAAGCTAAAAAAATGCTAGATAAAATTAGAAGTGGTGAAGAATTCTATCACGCTATTGAAATCATGGCATGTAAAGGAGGTTGCATCGGTGGTGGTGGACAACCTAAAGCTATAAAAAAACAAGAAACTCTTGAAAAGAGAGCACAAGGTCTAAATAATATTGATGTAGCTTCTGAATACAGAAGATCTCATGAAAATCCACAAGTGCTTGCTATTTATGAGAAGTACTTAGATTATCCTTTAAGTAGAAAGGCTCATGAGCTTTTACACACTAAATATTTCCCAAAAATAAAAACGCATAGATAA
- a CDS encoding DUF4403 family protein, which translates to MKYNKIFTNKYCLSLFALPFILGTYAYSEDNSTSKVDVDIMMKKSIVENIINNQLPYTIEDSGSGNQIFNGGKNNLLGFGLDILGSVDKKFSQFSESFVWAYKINRSPISFSAQEQQIQAVTNINGNFKASWSRESQSTEIALNGTAGISSIVSISPNWQISANSTPFLNISNNNLPLTLNIYGLNLKTDINIGDSLEKSIVSKLRTATNELDNKIQAFDLRSLVEKYWLEFKEPILVNPEYKLWLTVNPQSARYSNLVTTDNNLGIKVGSDVNLHLYFGEKPAALNLTTLPSMNYGFVNDSFNIILPVSASYKSLNEVINTNLTNKDIQLTSGISSNIKNINISSENSTLYVTSDFNLSIFGFLHPSGIIKANVKPNFNNEIGTLSGDDFDYTLETDSVILKIGNYFFKNKIINLIKNNYLSFNPTNEMKLAQNYLQTKVENIELEKNVNLKSTINTFKIVGLNINNDSISAIFNTSGKATIEISE; encoded by the coding sequence ATGAAGTATAATAAAATTTTTACCAACAAATATTGTTTATCACTTTTTGCTCTACCATTTATTTTAGGAACATATGCCTATTCAGAAGATAATTCTACATCTAAGGTTGATGTAGATATTATGATGAAGAAATCTATTGTTGAAAATATTATTAATAATCAATTACCTTATACAATTGAAGATTCAGGTTCTGGAAATCAAATTTTTAATGGTGGTAAAAATAATCTATTAGGATTTGGACTTGATATCCTTGGAAGTGTGGATAAAAAATTCTCACAGTTTTCAGAATCTTTTGTTTGGGCTTACAAAATAAATCGTTCTCCTATTAGTTTTTCAGCACAAGAACAACAAATTCAAGCTGTGACTAATATCAATGGAAACTTTAAAGCAAGTTGGAGTAGAGAAAGTCAAAGTACTGAAATTGCACTGAATGGTACTGCTGGAATTTCAAGTATCGTTAGTATATCTCCTAATTGGCAAATAAGTGCTAATAGTACACCATTTTTAAATATCTCTAACAATAATTTACCATTAACTTTAAATATTTATGGTCTTAATTTAAAAACTGATATAAATATTGGAGATAGTTTGGAAAAAAGTATTGTTTCAAAATTAAGAACTGCTACAAACGAACTTGATAATAAAATACAAGCCTTTGACTTAAGATCTCTTGTTGAAAAATATTGGTTAGAATTTAAAGAGCCTATATTAGTTAATCCTGAATATAAACTTTGGCTAACAGTAAACCCACAATCAGCAAGATATTCTAACTTAGTTACTACTGATAATAACTTAGGAATTAAAGTTGGTAGTGATGTTAATCTTCATCTATACTTTGGAGAGAAACCTGCTGCTTTAAATCTTACAACTCTTCCTAGTATGAATTATGGATTTGTAAATGATTCATTTAATATTATATTACCTGTTTCAGCATCATATAAAAGCTTAAATGAAGTTATAAATACAAATTTAACTAATAAAGATATTCAATTGACATCAGGTATATCTTCAAATATAAAAAATATAAATATATCTTCAGAAAACTCAACTTTGTATGTTACATCTGACTTTAATTTATCTATCTTTGGCTTTTTACACCCAAGTGGAATTATAAAAGCTAATGTAAAACCTAATTTTAATAATGAAATTGGAACTTTAAGTGGTGACGATTTTGATTATACATTAGAAACTGATAGCGTTATACTAAAAATAGGAAATTATTTCTTTAAAAATAAAATAATAAATTTAATTAAAAATAATTACCTATCTTTTAATCCCACAAATGAAATGAAATTAGCTCAAAACTACTTACAAACAAAAGTTGAAAATATTGAACTAGAAAAGAATGTAAATTTAAAATCTACTATAAATACTTTTAAAATCGTGGGTCTAAACATAAATAATGATTCTATTTCAGCTATTTTCAATACTAGTGGTAAAGCAACTATTGAAATATCTGAGTAA
- a CDS encoding Gfo/Idh/MocA family protein yields the protein MIKIAIIGTSKISDEFANAIQKVMGCELKAIYSRNFENGLMFGKKYGVEDIIIEFEELCKRQDLDMVYIASPNSLHYNQTLELLKNKKHVLCEKPMGINEKEIEEMYRVAYENKVSLMEAMKNTFLPNFKSIEKNIYKIGDVRGFIGNFCQYSSRYDNLKDGELTNIFDPKYGGGAHLDIGVYPLYFILRLFGIPLNSKIINYTLDSGVPGIGSALLEYKNMAGVIVYSKITNSYIGSEIQGEKGSIIIDSISNIKEVKICYRNGEIENISVPQEDNSMIYELEEFISLIKKGKVESDINTKEISKEVIRILTQK from the coding sequence ATGATAAAAATAGCGATAATAGGTACTAGTAAAATTTCAGATGAATTTGCAAATGCTATTCAAAAAGTTATGGGATGTGAGCTTAAAGCAATTTATTCAAGAAATTTTGAAAATGGATTAATGTTTGGTAAAAAATATGGAGTAGAGGATATAATTATAGAGTTTGAAGAACTATGTAAAAGACAAGATTTAGATATGGTTTATATAGCAAGTCCCAACTCGTTGCATTATAACCAGACTTTAGAGTTATTAAAAAATAAAAAACATGTGTTATGCGAAAAACCTATGGGAATTAATGAAAAAGAAATTGAAGAGATGTATAGAGTAGCTTATGAAAATAAAGTAAGTTTAATGGAAGCTATGAAAAATACATTCTTACCTAATTTTAAATCAATAGAAAAAAATATCTATAAAATAGGTGATGTAAGAGGTTTTATAGGAAATTTTTGTCAATATTCATCGAGATATGATAATTTAAAAGATGGAGAATTAACAAATATTTTTGACCCTAAATATGGAGGAGGAGCGCATTTAGATATTGGTGTTTATCCATTGTATTTTATATTGAGACTTTTTGGAATTCCATTAAATAGTAAAATAATAAATTACACTTTAGATAGTGGAGTTCCTGGGATTGGAAGTGCACTTTTAGAGTATAAAAATATGGCAGGAGTAATAGTTTATTCAAAAATAACAAACAGTTATATTGGAAGTGAAATTCAAGGAGAAAAGGGTTCAATTATAATAGATAGTATTTCTAATATAAAAGAGGTAAAAATTTGTTATAGAAATGGTGAAATTGAAAATATTAGCGTTCCTCAAGAAGATAATAGTATGATTTATGAATTAGAAGAATTTATAAGTTTGATAAAAAAAGGTAAAGTTGAATCAGATATAAATACTAAAGAAATATCAAAAGAGGTAATAAGAATATTAACACAAAAATAG
- a CDS encoding cyclodeaminase/cyclohydrolase family protein, with translation MKLVDLSVKDFLNIVDSKSPAPGGGSVSALVSALGCTLGRMVAHLTFDKKKYKELPEGEQIIFKNSFEEIDDYRKVLEELVDKDTEAYNLVMAAYKLPKENDAEKEIRKITIEKNLKLAIETPLEICKISKKTLKALKIILKYGNKNAITDLGVSAILLYSGIEGGILNVKVNLAGLDDERFKMETINQLDEILVTSKELKDEILNVVNNSL, from the coding sequence ATGAAGCTAGTAGACTTATCTGTTAAAGATTTTTTAAACATAGTTGACTCTAAAAGTCCAGCCCCAGGGGGAGGTTCAGTATCAGCTTTGGTATCAGCATTAGGGTGTACTTTAGGAAGAATGGTTGCTCACTTAACTTTTGATAAAAAAAAATATAAAGAGTTACCTGAAGGAGAACAAATTATTTTTAAAAATTCTTTTGAAGAGATTGATGATTATAGAAAAGTTTTAGAAGAACTAGTAGATAAAGATACAGAGGCGTATAATTTAGTTATGGCAGCTTACAAACTTCCTAAAGAAAATGATGCTGAAAAAGAAATTAGAAAAATAACTATTGAAAAAAATCTAAAATTAGCAATTGAAACACCTTTAGAAATTTGTAAAATTTCAAAAAAAACTTTGAAAGCATTAAAAATTATATTAAAATATGGTAATAAAAATGCAATTACAGATTTAGGTGTGTCAGCAATACTACTTTACTCTGGAATAGAAGGTGGTATTTTAAATGTCAAAGTTAATTTAGCAGGTTTAGATGATGAACGATTTAAAATGGAAACTATTAATCAGTTAGATGAAATATTAGTTACATCAAAAGAGTTAAAAGATGAAATTTTAAATGTAGTTAACAATAGCCTATAA
- the hutI gene encoding imidazolonepropionase — protein MNADLIIYNIGQLVTGKEIPLKDGESPMENIEILENGYIVISGNEIMEVGQGEVPSKLIKFTTKLVDAEGCVVTPGLIDSHTHLVHGGSRENEFLDKIQGVPYLEILEKGGGILSSVRATRELSEEELLDKAKKSLRKMLSFGVTTVESKSGYGLDNETELKQLKVNERLNHEQEIEVVSTFMGAHALPEEYKNKREEYLEKIVDLLPIIKERNLAEFFDVFCEEGVFSNEESRRLYSEAKKYGFKLRIHADEIVNTKGAELAVEFEMNSADHLMAISDEGIEALKNSKTIANLLPGTSFSLGKAYAPARKMIESGVQVALSTDYNPGSCPTENLQLIMQIAALKLKMKPKEIFKAVTINAAKSIGREKRIGSIEEGKKADFVVFDAKNIEYILYHFGVSHTKKVFKNGCLVYKKVGG, from the coding sequence ATGAACGCAGATTTAATAATTTACAACATAGGGCAATTAGTAACAGGTAAAGAGATACCATTAAAAGATGGAGAAAGTCCAATGGAAAATATTGAAATTTTAGAAAATGGATATATAGTAATTTCAGGAAATGAAATAATGGAAGTTGGACAGGGAGAAGTACCGTCAAAGTTGATAAAGTTTACAACAAAATTAGTAGATGCAGAAGGATGTGTAGTAACTCCTGGATTAATAGATTCTCATACTCACCTAGTGCATGGAGGTTCTAGAGAAAATGAATTTTTAGATAAAATTCAAGGTGTGCCGTATTTAGAAATTTTAGAAAAAGGCGGAGGAATATTAAGTAGTGTAAGAGCAACTAGAGAGTTAAGTGAAGAAGAGCTTCTTGATAAAGCAAAAAAATCCTTAAGAAAAATGTTATCATTTGGAGTAACAACGGTAGAATCTAAAAGTGGATATGGATTAGATAATGAAACAGAATTAAAGCAGCTTAAAGTTAACGAAAGATTAAACCATGAACAAGAAATTGAAGTAGTTTCAACATTTATGGGAGCTCATGCTTTACCAGAAGAATATAAAAATAAAAGAGAAGAGTACCTTGAGAAGATTGTAGATTTACTTCCAATTATAAAAGAGCGTAATTTAGCTGAGTTTTTTGATGTCTTTTGTGAAGAGGGTGTTTTTTCAAATGAAGAAAGCAGAAGATTGTATTCAGAGGCTAAAAAATATGGATTTAAATTAAGAATTCATGCAGATGAGATAGTAAACACTAAAGGAGCAGAGTTAGCAGTAGAGTTTGAAATGAACTCGGCAGATCATTTAATGGCAATAAGTGATGAAGGCATAGAAGCTCTTAAAAATAGTAAAACAATTGCAAATCTTTTACCTGGAACATCTTTTAGCTTGGGAAAAGCATATGCACCTGCAAGAAAAATGATAGAATCAGGTGTCCAAGTAGCATTATCAACAGACTATAATCCTGGATCATGTCCAACGGAAAATTTACAATTAATAATGCAAATTGCAGCTTTAAAATTGAAGATGAAACCTAAAGAGATTTTTAAAGCAGTAACTATAAACGCAGCAAAATCTATTGGTCGAGAAAAAAGAATAGGTTCAATTGAAGAGGGAAAAAAAGCGGATTTTGTAGTATTTGATGCTAAAAATATAGAGTATATTTTATATCATTTTGGTGTAAGTCATACAAAAAAAGTTTTCAAAAATGGATGTTTAGTTTATAAAAAAGTAGGAGGATAA